The Mauremys reevesii isolate NIE-2019 linkage group 1, ASM1616193v1, whole genome shotgun sequence genome has a segment encoding these proteins:
- the LOC120387537 gene encoding olfactory receptor 52E2-like, whose amino-acid sequence MSGSNTTDFTNPSTFILLGIPGLDTAHVWISIPFCTLFAIAVLGNFIILFIVKTEPSLHGPMYYFLCMLAVTDLVLSTSILPKMLSIFWFNSREIDFSACFTQMFFIHCFTVMESGILVAMALDRYVAICDPLRHSTILTNPMITKIGLTLLLRSGIFVLPYILLATWWPYCRTNIIPHTYCDHMAMVKLACGDIRISTYYGLFLIFSGIGLDVFFITMSYTQILRAIFSLPTKDARLKTFGTCSSHLCVILAFYAPALFSFITQWFSNNVPQRFQVLMANLYLLLPPMFNPIIYGVRTKQIRDRLLWFFPHKGT is encoded by the coding sequence aTGTCAGGTTCTAACACAactgacttcaccaacccctccaccttcatcctgctgggcattcctggacTGGACACAGCCcacgtctggatctccatccccttctgtacCCTGTTTGCCATAGCCGTCTTGGGGAACTTCATcatcctgttcatcgtgaagaCGGAGCCaagcctccatgggcccatgtactatttcctctgcatgctggccgtcactgacctggtcctgtccacgtccatcctgcccaaaatgctgagcatcttctggttcaattccagggagatcgatttcagtgcctgcttcacccagatgttcttcattcactgcttcacagtgatggagtctgggatcctcgtggccatggctttggatcgctacgtggccatctgtgatcccctgagacattccactaTCCTGACAAACCCTATGATAACCAAGATTGGCCTGACTTTGCTGCTGCGGAGTGGCATATTTGTACTGCCCTATATCCTTCTAGCAACgtggtggccatattgcagaaccaatatCATCCCCCACACATACTGCGATCACATGGCtatggtgaagctggcctgtggtGACATCCGCATCAGTACTTACTACGGCCTCTTTCTGATATTCTCTGGGATTGGTCTGGATGTGTTCTTTATCACCatgtcctatacccagatcctcagggccatcttcagcctccccacaaaggacgcccggctcaagacttttgggacctgcagctcccacctctgtgtcatcttagcCTTTTATGCCCCAGCTCTCTTCTCCTTCATCACGCAATGGTTTAGCAACAATGTGCCCCAGCGTTTCCAAGTTCTCATGGCCAACTtgtacctcctgctgccccccatgtttaaccccatcatctatggggtgaggaccaaacagatccgggacaggctgctctggTTCTTTCctcataaagggacctaa